The Phormidium sp. PBR-2020 DNA segment CAGGGGATTGCAGCCTTGGGGATGGGGGATGAGAGGGGTGATGCCCGAGTTGGCTATGAGGGGCGCTTCAATGGGGCAACTCATTCGGCGTTGCTGAATTTCGCTCGCTTTCAGGAACAGAATCAGGATCGTTTGGAAACCTTGGGGAAACTGGTGAATCGTCTTCAGACGGGGATTGCTGAGGATACGGCCCGGTTGGAAACCTTGGCTGATGATATTGAGGAGGGGGTGCGGACGTTACGGCTGCTGCCGTTGTCTACTATTTTTAATCTCTATCCGCGATTGGTTCGGGATTTGGCGCGATCGCAGGGTAAGGAGGTGCGCCTGAAGATTATTGGCGGTGAAACCCGCGCTGATAAGCGCATTTTGGAGGATATGAAAGACCCGCTGACCCATATTATCCGCAATGCGATCGACCATGGAATTGAATCCCCTGAAGAACGGAAACGGCAGGGTAAACCCAGTACAGCGACGATTACCTTACGGGGCTATCAAACGGCCAGTACTATTGTCATTGAGGTGAGCGATGATGGCCGGGGCTTGGAGATCGAGAAGATTAAAAAAACGGCTCTGAAAAATGAGGTGGTTTCCCCGACGGAACTTGAGGCCATGACCCCAGGGCAAATTCAAAACTTGATTTTTATGCCGGGATTCTCGACTCGCAGCTTTGTCACGGAAGTGTCGGGCCGGGGGGTGGGCTTGGATGTGGTGCGGGCCAATGTAGAACGGTTGAAAGGCTCGGTTCATGTGATGTCTAAGCCGGGACAGGGCTGTTCGATGTCTCTGCAATTGGGAACGACGCTGGCGACGGCTCATGTGTTGCTGTTGGAGGTCCAGCATATTTATCATGAGGCGACGGGGACGACATTGCCTCGACAATCCTATGCCCTGCCGGTGGAGTTTGTGCAGACGGCGGTGATGATTGCTCCGGATGATATCTTTTCTCTGGAGGGTCGCGAGACGATTCTCTATGACAATCAGCCGATTTCGGTGGTGCATTTGGCGGATATTTTGGAGTTACCGATTAATCTGGAGATGCAGGAGGCTCAGAAGTCTCTGGCTTGTATTCTGCTGAAGGTGGGAGAAGAGTGGTTGGGGGTATTGGTCGATCGCCTGATTGATGAGCAGGATGCGATTCTTAAGCCCCAAAGTCAGCTCCTGAAGCGGGTTCGGAATGTGTCGGGGGCAACGATTCTGGGGACGGGGGAGGTCTGTATGGTACTCAACCCGGTGGATATTATTAAATCGGTGCGGGGGGTTCATCGCCGCGCGACTCAAGTGGCTGATGCCTTTACTCATGTTGAGGGGACGCGGACGGAGGAGACGGCGAAGCAGACACTCTTGTTGGTGGAGGATTCGATTACTACACGAACTCAGGAAAAACGGATTTTAGAGGCGGCTGGCTATGAGGTGGTGACGGCCGTCGATGGTGTGGATGGCTACAATAAACTGCGATCGGGTCAGTTTGATGCGGTGGTGTCGGATATTCAAATGCCTAACCTGGATGGGTTGGAGTTAACGGCCCGTATCCGCACTCATCCGGATTATAGTGAACTGCCGATTATTTTGGTGACTTCTCTGGCGACGGATGAGGATCGTCGACGGGGGGCTGAGGCGGGGGCGAATGCCTATATCACAAAAAGTAGTTTTAATCAAGATGTGTTAGTGGAAACCCTACAGCGGTTAATCTAAAGAGACTGTCGATTCAGACTCAAACACATCCCGACAAGAAGTGTAATGGCCATTCGTGTTCTCATCGCTGAAGATTCTCCCGTTGTGCAGGTCATTCTGCGACGGATGTTGGCAACCTATCCGGATATTGAGTTGGTGGGGATGGCTGGCAATGGTAAGGAAGCCTTAAAGATGCTGCCCCAGGTGTTGCCGGATGTGGTTTGTACGGATTTTCATATGCCGGAAATGAATGGCCTGGAACTGACTCAGGAGATTATGGCGACGATGCCCCGGCCGATTCTGGTGTTGAGTGCGTCGGTTCAGGCGGAGGATACTCAGAATGTGTTTCGGGTGTTGAAGGCGGGGGCGGTGGATGTGTTGCCGAAACCGATTAATGGGGGGGCGAATAATTGGAATGATTTACAATTGGAGTTAATCACTAAAATTCGTGTCTTATCGGGAGTGGCGGTGTTTACTCATCGCCGTCAGTTGGTTACTGAAACAAAAACTGAAAATCAACGGGATTATTCGCCGGTTGTTACGCCATTCAAGACAAAGCAGCTAGGACAAAAAACGGTCCCCAACATCGCCCGAGAGGTGCGGCAACGAACCTATGAGTTAGTGACGATTGGGGCCTCGACGGGGGGACCGCAGGCGTTGCAAGGGATTTTACGAGAGATCCCTCAGGAGTTTCCGGTGCCGATTGTCTGTGTGCAACATATTAGTCGGGGCTTTTTGACGGGGTTGGTGAATTGGCTCAATACGGAATGTAGGGTTCCGGTGAGGATTGCTCAGCCGGGGATGCGGGCGGAGGCGGGGGTG contains these protein-coding regions:
- the cheB gene encoding chemotaxis-specific protein-glutamate methyltransferase CheB, coding for MAIRVLIAEDSPVVQVILRRMLATYPDIELVGMAGNGKEALKMLPQVLPDVVCTDFHMPEMNGLELTQEIMATMPRPILVLSASVQAEDTQNVFRVLKAGAVDVLPKPINGGANNWNDLQLELITKIRVLSGVAVFTHRRQLVTETKTENQRDYSPVVTPFKTKQLGQKTVPNIAREVRQRTYELVTIGASTGGPQALQGILREIPQEFPVPIVCVQHISRGFLTGLVNWLNTECRVPVRIAQPGMRAEAGVIYFPPEDQHLTFSRPGVFATAPLPPFSGHRPSVTVTFQSVAQVYGRRSVAILLTGMGKDGALGMQAIFEAGGVTIAQDEATSVVFGMPKEAIALGAAQYILPLQEMAPVLLKRLFVG